A genomic segment from bacterium encodes:
- a CDS encoding PorT family protein has protein sequence MKRFGVMVALLSVLGLTIPASAQVQVGVMGGLNLAKLNVDPDMGLDISNRTAFGAGGVLQVGLAENLSLQLQPMYLQKGAKGEGEFSDPESGLSGKAETTAKAAFLEVPAMLKFNLSSGNTKPYIMAGPMIGFLLSNKQEIKITGSGFEDYSEEVDIKDETKSIDFGLGFGAGVSFPAGNNSLFVEGRYALGLTNLNDDPEDSETSIKTRGIQVMAGVTFPLGQ, from the coding sequence ATGAAGCGATTTGGTGTGATGGTTGCGCTCTTGTCCGTGCTGGGCTTGACCATTCCTGCAAGTGCCCAGGTCCAGGTTGGTGTGATGGGCGGCCTGAACTTGGCCAAACTGAATGTGGATCCCGATATGGGTCTTGATATCTCCAACCGCACGGCATTTGGCGCGGGTGGTGTGCTGCAAGTGGGTCTGGCAGAGAATCTTTCGCTGCAATTGCAGCCCATGTATTTGCAGAAGGGCGCGAAAGGCGAAGGTGAGTTTTCCGATCCGGAATCCGGCCTGTCCGGCAAAGCTGAAACCACGGCCAAGGCCGCTTTCCTGGAAGTGCCGGCCATGCTGAAATTCAACCTCAGCTCCGGCAATACCAAACCCTACATCATGGCCGGCCCGATGATCGGCTTCCTGCTGAGCAACAAGCAAGAGATCAAAATCACCGGCAGCGGTTTCGAGGACTACAGTGAAGAAGTGGACATCAAGGATGAAACCAAGAGCATCGATTTTGGCCTCGGCTTTGGCGCCGGCGTCAGCTTTCCGGCGGGCAACAATTCGCTGTTCGTTGAAGGCCGCTACGCTCTCGGCTTGACCAACTTGAATGATGATCCCGAGGATTCTGAAACCTCGATCAAGACTCGCGGCATTCAGGTGATGGCGGGCGTGACCTTTCCGCTGGGCCAGTAA
- the msrA gene encoding peptide-methionine (S)-S-oxide reductase MsrA codes for MLFSCQSSGQDSHEAAPAPASAVPAQHLARATFAGGCFWCMEAPFDEVAGVVSTTSGYAGGNKINPTYEEVSAGGTGHAEAVQVAYDSTRISYAQLLAVFWRNIDPLTPNRQFCDSGTQYRSAIFYHNEEQRRLAEASKQRLAGRFSQPIVTEVVPLQTFYPAEEYHQDFYKKNPLRYKAYRSGCGRDRRLQELWGGQK; via the coding sequence ATGCTTTTCTCCTGCCAATCTTCCGGACAGGACAGTCACGAGGCTGCGCCGGCACCGGCGAGCGCAGTGCCGGCACAACATCTCGCCCGGGCAACATTTGCCGGTGGGTGCTTTTGGTGCATGGAAGCGCCGTTCGATGAAGTGGCGGGCGTGGTTTCCACAACCTCGGGCTATGCCGGCGGCAACAAAATCAATCCGACCTATGAAGAAGTCTCTGCCGGCGGAACCGGTCACGCCGAGGCGGTGCAGGTGGCGTATGATTCTACCCGCATCAGTTATGCCCAACTGCTCGCGGTGTTTTGGCGCAATATCGATCCGCTCACACCCAACCGCCAGTTTTGCGACAGCGGCACGCAATACCGCTCCGCGATTTTTTATCACAATGAGGAGCAGCGCCGCCTGGCAGAGGCCTCGAAACAGCGCCTGGCAGGCCGCTTTTCGCAGCCGATCGTCACGGAGGTTGTCCCGCTCCAGACTTTCTATCCCGCCGAGGAGTATCATCAAGATTTCTACAAGAAGAACCCGCTGCGCTACAAAGCTTATCGCAGCGGCTGCGGGCGCGACCGGCGTCTGCAGGAGCTGTGGGGCGGGCAGAAATAA
- the glk gene encoding glucokinase, with translation MILAGDVGGTKARLALYRIVHNQLVRESTATFAVREHGSLEEVAAAFVARQQARVAQVCIGVPGPVVQGRSRAVNLPWLLDEQSLKQALRLEGVKLVNDLFATAASIPLLAADDLITLHPGEAPGPEATYAVLAPGTGLGQGFYSSLAGVLPSEGGHADFAPTNEIEIELLRFLRTRLRRVSYERVLSGPGLVNIYEFLRETGRAAEPPELRERMQRDDPAAVIATAGQANEFPICAQALDLFAAILGAQAGNLVLHLLATGGVYLGGGVSMKIANKLRDGTVVKSYLNKGRLSDLVKKTPLHIIRDDHAALLGAASLARNL, from the coding sequence ATGATCCTCGCTGGTGATGTTGGCGGCACCAAAGCACGTCTGGCATTGTACCGCATCGTGCACAACCAGCTTGTCCGCGAGAGTACCGCAACCTTTGCGGTGCGCGAGCACGGCAGCTTGGAGGAAGTGGCGGCGGCATTCGTGGCCCGCCAGCAAGCGCGCGTTGCGCAAGTCTGCATCGGCGTACCCGGGCCGGTGGTGCAGGGTAGATCCCGGGCGGTCAATCTGCCCTGGCTGCTCGATGAGCAAAGTCTCAAACAGGCGCTTCGCCTCGAGGGCGTGAAGCTGGTCAATGATCTCTTCGCAACAGCCGCGTCCATTCCTCTACTCGCAGCCGATGACTTGATCACGCTCCATCCGGGTGAGGCGCCGGGCCCGGAGGCGACCTACGCTGTGCTGGCACCGGGAACCGGCTTGGGGCAGGGATTCTACAGCAGCCTCGCCGGCGTGCTGCCTTCGGAAGGCGGCCATGCTGATTTTGCTCCCACCAATGAAATCGAAATCGAGCTGTTGCGCTTCTTGCGCACCCGGCTGCGGCGGGTGAGCTACGAGCGGGTGTTGTCAGGCCCGGGTTTGGTGAATATCTATGAATTTCTGCGGGAGACCGGTCGCGCGGCTGAGCCGCCGGAGTTGCGCGAACGTATGCAGCGCGACGATCCGGCAGCGGTGATCGCAACCGCCGGCCAAGCCAATGAATTCCCAATTTGCGCGCAAGCCCTTGACCTCTTCGCTGCCATCCTTGGCGCGCAGGCGGGGAACCTGGTGCTGCATCTGCTGGCAACCGGCGGTGTCTACTTGGGCGGCGGCGTGTCGATGAAAATCGCCAACAAGCTCAGGGACGGCACAGTGGTAAAGTCTTACCTCAACAAGGGTCGGCTGTCGGACTTGGTGAAGAAAACGCCACTGCACATCATCCGAGACGATCATGCCGCGCTGCTCGGTGCCGCATCATTGGCCCGCAACTTGTAG
- a CDS encoding MFS transporter produces the protein MAWNPWRGLGNLPREVWWLALVTFINRAGMMALPFLVLYLTKHRGYAPTTAGFALTLYGFSALLSAPFAGRLSDRIGPWRQMELSLLFSGGLLILFPWVRNLESTLGLIVLWAVVSEAFRPASLAAIVDLVQPEQRKAAYSLNRLAINLGMSIGPLAGGFILLVSYPLLFWVDGATSLAAGLFLLSKRHVRAPHTAPAASSPLRLQSLRDTRLRYFLLAIVPVVLVFFQHNGTLPLFLVRDLHLPESAYGMLFTVNTLLIVALEVPLNLAMTHWPHRHALALGAFLIAAGFGVTGFAGGFASAAAAVAVWTFGEMIFLPGAAAYMAEIAPAAQRGEYMGMYQMTFSLGFTLSGALGTFIFERLGAGNLWTIMFLAGSLSACLLRQIKSQPSRPPHA, from the coding sequence ATGGCGTGGAATCCCTGGCGCGGCCTGGGGAATTTGCCGCGTGAAGTCTGGTGGCTTGCGTTGGTCACCTTCATCAATCGCGCCGGCATGATGGCCCTGCCGTTTCTTGTTCTGTACCTGACCAAGCATCGCGGCTACGCGCCCACCACCGCCGGCTTTGCGCTCACGCTTTACGGTTTCAGCGCGCTGCTCTCCGCGCCTTTTGCCGGCAGGCTCAGCGATCGCATCGGACCCTGGCGCCAGATGGAACTGTCCCTGTTGTTCTCCGGCGGTTTGCTGATCCTGTTTCCGTGGGTGCGGAACTTGGAGAGCACGCTTGGCCTCATCGTTCTGTGGGCGGTGGTCAGCGAAGCCTTTCGGCCGGCCAGCCTGGCTGCGATTGTCGATCTCGTGCAACCCGAGCAGCGCAAGGCCGCATATTCTCTCAACCGCCTGGCGATCAATCTGGGCATGAGCATCGGCCCGCTGGCCGGCGGTTTCATTCTTCTGGTTTCGTATCCGCTGCTCTTCTGGGTGGATGGCGCCACTTCGCTGGCCGCCGGATTGTTTCTGCTCTCCAAGCGCCACGTGCGAGCGCCGCACACGGCACCGGCAGCCTCTTCACCCTTGCGGCTGCAATCCTTGCGGGATACACGCTTGCGGTATTTTCTGTTGGCGATCGTGCCGGTGGTACTCGTCTTCTTTCAGCACAACGGCACACTGCCGCTTTTTCTCGTGCGCGATCTGCATCTGCCGGAATCGGCGTACGGCATGTTATTCACGGTGAATACGCTGCTCATTGTAGCCTTGGAAGTACCGCTCAACCTGGCGATGACCCATTGGCCGCATCGCCATGCGCTGGCACTGGGCGCTTTTCTCATCGCCGCCGGTTTTGGCGTGACGGGATTTGCCGGCGGTTTCGCGAGCGCAGCGGCTGCCGTTGCGGTCTGGACTTTCGGCGAGATGATCTTCTTGCCCGGCGCGGCGGCCTACATGGCGGAAATCGCGCCGGCCGCACAACGGGGTGAATACATGGGAATGTATCAAATGACCTTCAGCTTGGGCTTCACCTTGAGCGGCGCCTTGGGCACATTCATTTTCGAGCGACTTGGCGCCGGCAATCTGTGGACGATTATGTTTCTCGCGGGCAGCTTGTCGGCTTGCCTGCTCAGGCAAATCAAATCTCAACCAAGCCGGCCGCCTCATGCCTAG
- the msrB gene encoding peptide-methionine (R)-S-oxide reductase MsrB — protein sequence MTNHLAVADSSRTIKPLKKTREQWRRLLPPEAYGVLFEENTEYPFTSPLNREKRKGTFICAACYLPLFSSEAKFESGTGWPSFFKPIDPAHIGSKTDHKLMLPRTEYHCARCGGHQGHVFDDGPPPTGQRWCNNGVALKFIPEGEPLPALRD from the coding sequence ATGACCAACCACCTCGCAGTTGCCGACAGCAGCCGCACCATCAAGCCGCTGAAAAAGACCCGCGAGCAATGGCGCCGCCTGCTGCCGCCGGAAGCGTATGGTGTGCTGTTCGAGGAAAACACGGAATATCCCTTTACCAGCCCGCTCAACCGGGAAAAACGCAAAGGCACTTTCATCTGTGCGGCGTGTTACCTGCCATTGTTTTCTTCCGAGGCCAAATTCGAAAGCGGCACGGGCTGGCCGAGTTTCTTCAAGCCGATTGATCCTGCGCATATCGGCTCCAAAACCGATCACAAGCTGATGCTGCCGCGCACGGAGTATCACTGTGCGCGTTGCGGCGGGCATCAAGGCCATGTGTTTGATGATGGTCCGCCGCCCACCGGCCAGCGCTGGTGCAACAATGGCGTTGCGCTGAAATTCATTCCCGAAGGTGAGCCGCTGCCGGCGCTGCGCGACTAG